GTTGTTGTATGGCCACGTCTATGTAACATGCACCTgccttctttccctttcgGCCAGAACActgcatcatcatcttgcATCTCATTCGTCTCCCTTGCTTCATCTCTCTCACCGAGAAAAGTATTCTTCCAGCAAAAGATATACAGATCAATACATCTGGTCCAGAGAGCGCtgaaaaggaaaggaaagaaaaggaaaggacGGCATCCAGCGTATGCATCTCGTGTTACACAAGCTGGGTTCCCCGCTTTTGAACCATATGTTCCccaggtttttttttttttcggccAGATgtgtgatggcggtggcggctgGGGAAGGTGAGACGGGACCGTCGAGAGCATGTTTCTGGGGAAGCAAGGGAGAAAATACAATAGATTGTATCTGTGATGTGCTCGAATGATGAGGACAACGACCCTCCCAGATGGTTTTGACGTGAAGCATCAATGTTGAACTGTTGGATACCCTTGTGTCGAGTCTGTGGAAGACAGGGGCGTGGCAACTAATCTCCTGCTGCAGCCCGAACGGATGAATCGGGCGAGAATGGTAGGCTGCATAACAATGAACGACGCGTCCGAGAACATGGCACACAATGCATTCGAAAAGCCCAAGTGCTCATAACGGTCGTTCCTGTAATTCTATCGTGTCTATCGCTATTGCTtgctccccttttccatgcTTACCGAAACCCAAACACCTATGCTTACGCCCACTCAATTCCTGACCAACAAGCTGCGGCCAGTCATCTCCTCGGGAATTGGCAGGCCCATGGCGGCAAGCACAGTAGGGGCAACATCGCCGAggacaccctcctccttcttcagaCTCCAGCCCTCGGGGGCgttggccatgatgaagGGCaccttgttggtggtgtgagaCGTCTTGGGCTTGCCGTCGGGGAACTTCATCTCCTCGGCGTTGCCGTGGTCGGACGTGATGAAGAGAATGTAGCCGTTCTTCTTGCATCCCTCATAGATCTTGCCAATGGCCTTGTCCGTGGCCGCGCAGCCAACGATGGCAGCCTCGTACACACCAGTGTGACCAACCATGTCGGGAGGAGCAAAGTTGTTCATGACGAAGGGGAACTCGCCCTCACCAAGACGCTTGACAACCTGCTCGGCGACACCGTCGGCGCTCATCTCGGGAGCCTTGTCGTAAGTGGCGACGCTCTTGTTGGAGGGCACAAGATCCTGGCTCTCGTCACGGACCTCGAGAGGGAACAccttctcaacaccaccgttgAAAAAGAAGGTGACGTGGGCATACTTCTCCGTCTCGGCAACGTGAACCTGCTTGACGCCCTGCTTGCCCAACCACTCAGCAAGCACATTGCCCATGTGCTGGGGCTTGAAAGCAACCTCGAAGGGGTAGTCGACCTTGTACTGGGTCATGGTGACCAAGTTGATCTTGGGGTAGGGGAAATCCGGGAGGACTGACCGGTCGACGTCGCCCAAAACCTGCGTGATTTGGCGGACACGATCGGAACGGtagttgaagaagaagacgttATCACCATCTGAGAGATATCAGCACTGCTTTTAAGGCAATGACCGGAATGCCACACACCCTGGATGCGAGACTCCTGGCCACCAACAATGATGGGTTTGAGAAACTCGTCGTTCTCGCCCTTGTCATAACGCTccttgatggtcttgacCGGGTCGGTGCTctcctcgccttcgccgAGGACAAGGCCCTTGAGAGCGATCTCGACACGTTCCCATCTCTTGTCACGGTCCATGGCATAATATCTGCCGACAATGGTGGCAATCTCACCAATACCaagctccttgatcttggcgaGCAGTTCCTCCAGGTAACCGGCACCGGACTTGGGGTCGGTGTCACGGCCATCACCAAAGAAGTGGATGTAGACCTTGGGGATGCCATACTGCTTGGCAGCCTCGAGGAGAGCATAAAGATGGGTTTGCTTGGCGTGCTGTTATCGTGAACAAAACGTCAGCGGATATCCCCCAACATACACCGGCAGCCCCGGCAACCCGGTCAGCACCTACCACACCACCATGCGAGACCAAACCGCACAAGTGAAGACGGCCATTGCtgttcttggccgcctccaTAACCTTCTTGATCACATCGTTCTCGGCGAGCTTGCCCTGCTTGATCGTTTGGTCGATGCGGACGACATCCTGCCAGACGACACGGCCGGCACCAATGTTGAGATGGCCAACTTCGGAGTTGCCCATCAGCCCCTCAGGGAGGCCGAcagcgagggaggaggcatCGAGCTCGGTGAATCCGGTGGCGCTCCTGGAGAACTCGTCCATGACGGGGGTTTCGGCGGCAGCAATAGCATCGCCATTCTTGGGAGACTCCTCCGAGGGGATACCCCAGCCGTCAATCACGACTGTAATACGAACGAACCAACATCATAATCAGCCATCCCAGCTCCAGATAGATCAGGATATAGCCCAGCACGAGCGGGAGATCggggcggcgaggagacGTACTCAGGCAAGCCTTGTGATCGGGAGCCATGTTTACTTTTTGGAAGCTTTGTAGCTAGGTGGGTTCTTCGTAGGTGTAGGGTTCGGGTTTAACTGGAGGGCGGCTCAATGACACCACGACCTCTTGAGGAATTGTAGGATTTAAAttgacaacctggaagatgCGGGATAAAAACCTCAGATGATCAGGATCTTTtcagccaaaagaaaaaaagaagagctTCCAAGCTTGGTTCAGCGCAAAAGGAACTTGTTGGGAAGGCCGATGGCGGGGTAGTTAGTCCCTCAgcgtctctctctcgtccCACCCCCACCTGACGTCGATGTCCATTTGAACCCACCGAAGCGTCATAGCGTCCTTTTTGACAACCGTCCAACCACTCACAACTGTCAATTTGAGCACCTTCCCCCACGGCGCCGCACGGGTTCCGGCGCCAGGAACGCGTACCCACACCCGTTGACTTTGACATCGCGATTGCAATCGTTATCGCGAAGCGCCTTGCGAGAGCATCACTTTTTGCGCCCACTTTCAGAGACCACTTCACCGACAACCACCGCACGCGGGGAACCATCCTGCTGATCATTCAGCCAACCCTCAACCATCACGACCCCCCGACAACTCCCTACCTTTGAACAacatctcaacctccccccacctctccaaccactcCCAACGGCGACAATGCCCCCCAACCGCCCCCCAATCAAaggccccccccccccccccctccctctccccctccgacctagacaccctccccccctccccccctcctaaACCCTCcgttcctccctctcctcctcgtcccaaaccaaaccccctccccctgtAACCggcacaaccccctcccaacctccaacccgcaaaccaccctccccttcacaacaaaaagaagtcgcctcctccaccgaccCAATCAAGCACAAGCTCCAGCGCGCCCGCCACTCGATAAAGCAAATGGAGGACATCGCCCGCCTCATCCCCCAGCAAGAAACCGAAATCATCGAGCTCGAAAAGCGCCGCAAGAAACAGGCCGAAATGCTCGCCAggatcaaggaggagggcttggttTTTAGCAGGGAGGGTgatagggagggggaggaagatagggagggggaggaggggaggggggtgatggtggagtgAGTCGGGCCAAATAACatgagaggaggggaatggGCTGCGGAAGGACAAGCATACACcaaaggggggaggaagaacgGTGGGGAGCAGAGATCAGGCTGTTGTCGGTTCAGGCTTGAGTTCTTTGGAGAGCACAAggggacgacgaggaagaatgGATTGGCTGTGGTGATGGACAGACGAGCCACTGGTGGACAGGCCCCCAGTCCCGAACGAAGAATATACGATGGAGCTGGTAGACACTGGCTTGAACAGACAACAGAGCAATCAAGACTCCGTTGGTTGCCGCGATACGGCTCGGGCATCAATGGAAAGGAGACACTGGTGATTTCAAGCCATGGGCGCAGCGATACGTCCAGATTTACGGCCAACAGCATAGCACAAGATACGAATAACGAACGATACCCAAACACAATAACAATAATTACTCAAATTACTTGACTCTATCAACATCCTTCCCCATACTAAATATGTATTACTGGGGAACCTACCCCTCTGTTGCATAACCTACAGGCGCAGTTTGCCCtttaaaagaaagaaaacaccCATCTAAGcaatcccaaacctccccagcacccccttcacatcccctccctcatcccccatcacccccctccaaacctcccctttcaccctctccccctcccccagcaccccccAGTTGGGACtctgcccctccttcaaccacAAGAAatccttcacctccttccacttgttctccccctctgcccctgTCTCCATCCCCTCCGGCAACGGCGcaaacctcacccccttGCACCCCTCAATAATCGGCTCGCTCCTCACCCACAAATAAaagtccacctcctcacaGTCATGAATCCTCACCTGCCTCGCCgtcacaacaaccacacaccTCTTGAGCCCCGTCACATGAACCGGGCCATCCACATGCCCCGCCACAACAACACTCTTCTCAACCCCCTTGAGCATCAAACTCGCAAACGGCGCCGCCCGACTAGCTTCCACAGTAGGAGAGCAAAGGTTGACCACACAGCTAGACAGATCAATAAGCTGCCCCACCGACGAAGTCCGCGAGTGATCTGCCGGCAGCGTGATGACAgcatccctctccccctccaccttgaTCGCCCTCGGACTCCTCGACCTTCCcctgctcccaccaccaccgggcgACAAAGGCGGTGAGATCGGCGGCTGGCCAttcgtcttctcccccttgGTCCCATCCCTGTTGTTCACCAACCGGCGGGAATCACTCTTCGgggcatcatcaccatcaaccgctGCCGGCGGTCTTGGCCGGAACTGAAACCGACTCTTGGGCGCGAGCTTCGCCGTCGTCTCATCCAGCTCTTTCCGGAGGGTGTTCACCGCGTCGGTGTACACCCTATGATCGTACGCCGGCAGAAAATGCGTAGCGTCCCTCACGTCGTTGGTCAGGCGGGAAATGTTGGTCAGGATCACCTCTGTGGCATCCTGGCGCTCGCCGGCGACGGGGGCGATGGAAGGGAGGTGAGTGATTTGTTCTTGGATGTTGGCTTGCTGCATGCGAAAGTTGCGGTAGAAGCGCTCTTTGGCGTCTTCTTGGTGGGCCATGTTGATCATCCTGATGGTGCTTGGGTGGACTGGGTTGATGAATAACCCTGTTGTTGTATctgggaagaaaaagaagttgGCTTCTGctgaggggtgggtggtgcatGGCCGTGTTAGTTGAGCGGTGTGATATCAACAGATGATGTGAAAGTGTTGGGTGTGTTCGGCAAAGACCACAACATCAGACGATCACATCATGAGAGAAACGAAcctttatatatatatgtgtgtgtgtatccTCCCAAAATGATCAACGACGATCCCCTCAATAAAACGCTGGTTGATTACGTGTATGGCTTTCTCCGGCGGCGGTTGAGACAGACCAGATGACAGGTAACGGTGTCGTCGGTTCAAGAATAGAGTTGTGTCACAGGTCCCAAAGCCAAACCGCCTGGTAGTCTCCAAATGATGCGAGTGGGTGGTTCTTCGTTCGGGCTTGACAAGTCAAAATACAAAATGTTAAGGAGACGAAAATAAAAGTCACGAGTCAAGAAAGTCGTGAGGCAACAAAAGTTGAAACAACACAGTTCAAGAATCAACCCGGCAGCACATGCCAGGCACCAAAATATACctaccctctccctcccccaaaccagggaagggggtgatgacTGGGACCCAGGAAATGGGGAAGGCATCAACAAGGTGGGGAGTACTAAATCTGGAGATACCCCGGGGAAGCTATTGATTGCATTGGTGGGGTAGTCTTGGCAACACACTTTCGAAAAGTCGGTCTCGAACGACCCCTTTCTCTTCAGTTCAAAGATGTCGGTGAGGTGAGCCCCCCTGACCCCTAACCTCGAAGAGATCTTGATTACATCGTTACAATGCGAGATCTCGCCATGTGCTCGGATTATTTTCCTTTCATTTACACTACTGGCTGGTGgtcccccatcatcaaacggTCCGTCATTTGTGGCAGATGGCTTGGCTATGTTTTCTGGTTCTTTTAAACCACCCCCTAACGCCTGACATCTCCCTTCATGATCCAACCTGGCCTCATGATACATATACCCCAACCTTATCTACCTAATCCATAAAACTTACCTCATACCTGCATACTCCATGTCTCCATTACCTACGTGGCCGTCGATCTAGACTTTTCATCAGATACCGAAAATTCCCCCGACACAAACAGTCGGtcaagcaagcaaagcaGCCGGAATACGGCAACATCGGTGAAAAAGTTCCGAATTATATGTGTACGTCTGTGTGCGATTCATACATTACGCTTTCTATTGCCccgtattatatatattcatatatatatatatatatatttctaGAGAAAACCTATATAACCTACCCCAGCCTTTTTTCTACCTATACCGCATGCTTGCCCTACCCATAACTTCGTGACCTCCCACCGCCAGAATTAGTCGGATATCTCCTCCCGTTGGCCAGTGCGGGTATATACAGCGGTGCCGTTCTCCGCTTTGGAGACGGCAGCGAGTTGACCGCGTCCCACATCTCCATGATGCCGGCTCTGCGTGCTGGAAGCATGCTGTACTGCAGACTGTACAAGTTTCTGCGATCAAGCGGTGGCACAAATTTGCCTGTGAGTAGGCAGAGCAATACGCGCGGGGACAAGTAGTGTTTTCGGATGCGGTGTCCCATCTGAAAGTACTGATGGAACATGGCTTTGAAGCTCAGGGGTATGGACTGATCGTCGTGTCAGTTTCAAAGCCAGGCAGAATAACCGAGAAATAAAAGCCTACCTTCAAGTGAATTACAGAAGTCGAAGGTATTGGTTTCGTCGTGTCATTAACGCCGTGTCTAATTTCTTGGGTATCTCGAAGTTCAAAACGAATTCCGCCTACAAACACCAGTCAGCACACTGCAAAACCATGATGTAGAGCATAAGAACATACCTGGTAACCTCCCAGGGTCTTTGATCCTCAACATAAGCGCAAAAAGTGGAAAGTGATTCAAAAATGAAAGCATGGTATCAAAAACCGCCTTGAGCGATATGATGACCATGCGGGCGATGGCAAAATTAAGGTAGAATACCACCACGGTTGgaagcaaaaagaagagcaaggtGAAAAGAATGGTGCCAACGAGCAGCTGATCCAGGTCGTAGTCGCACGAGTCGATGCGGTTCCTCAGTACATTGTGCTTCTTGCCGCGAAATAGGTGGAAGAGCGAGATCAGGATGTTGAGCTGCCAATGGTAGATCCTCGCAGATGCCAAGTAGAACGAATAAATGTGTATCGTCAAGATCGATGTCAGATCCGAGAACAAGGCGATTGGCATGCTGGCTCCGGCAAAGCTGGAGAAACCAATAAACCAAATCATGTGAGGTAGAACCGGACGGAGAGTCTCAATACAACCTGTGAAGGTTAGTGAcgggatgagatgggatggttgAGCACAGAATACTCACTGGACCAGTACTCAATAACCCACAGAAACAAATCCCCTAGAAACAATGCCAGTTCGCTGTTGAGCTTCAGCCCCGCTGGCCATCCCATGAGCCACGAAATACTGCTCTGCAGAGCCTCGACCGTGTACTGCGTCAAGAGGTGGCTGATCTCATCCGCAAGCCAGCTGGAATTGTCGATGACGTATGACCCCAACGCAATACCAATAATAACATCATTGGCTACCAACCACAAGCTGTTGTAGAAGCGAATGTAGTCGGGATGGCTGGTGGTAACACTCTCCCAGTCGTTTTTCCTAAGCCGCAGTGTTACATACTGCATCGGCCAGTAGCAAAACTGCTGAAGCCGAATCTCGACTTGCTGGGCTGTGGCAGATATGTCCTTCAGCGCAGCATATTTTGGTCGAGCCCGCCACTCGAGCACCGTCAAGAGCACCTCGGCAGCGATCCGATGCGCCATCAGCCCGATCACGAACAGCTTCTTGATAACGGGCAGGACATAAACCGTCACCAAGTTCCATAGCCATACCAGTATTATGTCTCGCATGGTTGTCGCCGATTCAACAACCCTCTCAGACACACTCAAACTTCTCTTGGGCCTTGTTCCTATCCTCGAGACATTCTTCTGCAtcagcttctcgagctcccGCGCCCAGTTGATTTGATTCACAATTTTGGGCAGTGCTCTCTCTTTGGCCGACGGGGTCCGCTTGAATATAGAGTGTTGCTTCAATTTCTCGACCagttttttcttcttctcctttttgaGCCGCTCCTCTCGTtcgtcggcctcctcggcgccgtcTGAAAGACCGATCCTGAATGTCTCATGCTTGTCGCCCAGGGCCAGAGCTATGGGACTCAAGGAGATGTACTGCATCCTTCCGGGAAAAGGTCGTTCGAAGAGTATGATCTGAATATTCGAGGCCCTGGCGCATGTGATTATCGGTACACGTATGCTCGGCCCGGTCGTCGCTCGGATCCATGATGGGTCGATCTGTACGTCGTCTGAAGTATTCGACAGTCCCAAAAT
The sequence above is a segment of the Podospora pseudoanserina strain CBS 124.78 chromosome 5, whole genome shotgun sequence genome. Coding sequences within it:
- the gpi1_1 gene encoding pig-Q (EggNog:ENOG503NXZC; COG:M; COG:O); translated protein: MPENDGLMRIFWPADLPRSDLRGVVVGWRNSALDVFVLAILEEVEPRNVDSALKLGTLTRNAPHPVSRIYELCGQSSLHILGLSNTSDDVQIDPSWIRATTGPSIRVPIITCARASNIQIILFERPFPGRMQYISLSPIALALGDKHETFRIGLSDGAEEADEREERLKKEKKKKLVEKLKQHSIFKRTPSAKERALPKIVNQINWARELEKLMQKNVSRIGTRPKRSLSVSERVVESATTMRDIILVWLWNLVTVYVLPVIKKLFVIGLMAHRIAAEVLLTVLEWRARPKYAALKDISATAQQVEIRLQQFCYWPMQYVTLRLRKNDWESVTTSHPDYIRFYNSLWLVANDVIIGIALGSYVIDNSSWLADEISHLLTQYTVEALQSSISWLMGWPAGLKLNSELALFLGDLFLWVIEYWSSCIETLRPVLPHMIWFIGFSSFAGASMPIALFSDLTSILTIHIYSFYLASARIYHWQLNILISLFHLFRGKKHNVLRNRIDSCDYDLDQLLVGTILFTLLFFLLPTVVVFYLNFAIARMVIISLKAVFDTMLSFLNHFPLFALMLRIKDPGRLPGGIRFELRDTQEIRHGVNDTTKPIPSTSVIHLKSIPLSFKAMFHQYFQMGHRIRKHYLSPRVLLCLLTGKFVPPLDRRNLYSLQYSMLPARRAGIMEMWDAVNSLPSPKRRTAPLYIPALANGRRYPTNSGGGRSRSYG
- a CDS encoding hypothetical protein (COG:O; EggNog:ENOG503NXR3), encoding MMMINMAHQEDAKERFYRNFRMQQANIQEQITHLPSIAPVAGERQDATEVILTNISRLTNDVRDATHFLPAYDHRVYTDAVNTLRKELDETTAKLAPKSRFQFRPRPPAAVDGDDAPKSDSRRLVNNRDGTKGEKTNGQPPISPPLSPGGGGSRGRSRSPRAIKVEGERDAVITLPADHSRTSSVGQLIDLSSCVVNLCSPTVEASRAAPFASLMLKGVEKSVVVAGHVDGPVHVTGLKRCVVVVTARQVRIHDCEEVDFYLWVRSEPIIEGCKGVRFAPLPEGMETGAEGENKWKEVKDFLWLKEGQSPNWGVLGEGERVKGEVWRGVMGDEGGDVKGVLGRFGIA
- a CDS encoding hypothetical protein (COG:G; EggNog:ENOG503NV3T); translated protein: MAPDHKACLIVIDGWGIPSEESPKNGDAIAAAETPVMDEFSRSATGFTELDASSLAVGLPEGLMGNSEVGHLNIGAGRVVWQDVVRIDQTIKQGKLAENDVIKKVMEAAKNSNGRLHLCGLVSHGGVHAKQTHLYALLEAAKQYGIPKVYIHFFGDGRDTDPKSGAGYLEELLAKIKELGIGEIATIVGRYYAMDRDKRWERVEIALKGLVLGEGEESTDPVKTIKERYDKGENDEFLKPIIVGGQESRIQDGDNVFFFNYRSDRVRQITQVLGDVDRSVLPDFPYPKINLVTMTQYKVDYPFEVAFKPQHMGNVLAEWLGKQGVKQVHVAETEKYAHVTFFFNGGVEKVFPLEVRDESQDLVPSNKSVATYDKAPEMSADGVAEQVVKRLGEGEFPFVMNNFAPPDMVGHTGVYEAAIVGCAATDKAIGKIYEGCKKNGYILFITSDHGNAEEMKFPDGKPKTSHTTNKVPFIMANAPEGWSLKKEEGVLGDVAPTVLAAMGLPIPEEMTGRSLLVRN